Proteins found in one Aspergillus chevalieri M1 DNA, chromosome 2, nearly complete sequence genomic segment:
- a CDS encoding HHE domain protein (COG:S;~EggNog:ENOG410Q234;~InterPro:IPR012312;~PFAM:PF01814), translating to MTTTSNTSIVEPHLLRNVNTHQLRAYSTQASGPTYHLRVLESIKEDHREISACGEQILQSNDADEQTRAQNMFTWELARHAVAEELVLYPAMEQYLEGGRGRELAEKDRREHQTIKNQLHTFQNLKPSDPRFRPTLQSLLSDFKSHAHEEETTDVPALDSKLSQEESVGLSRALDRTKMFVPSRSHPGAPSKPPFESAVGLMMAPIDHLGDLFRKWPGR from the exons ATGACAACAACAAGCAACACCTCCATCGTTGAACCCCACCTCCTCCGCAACGTAAACACCCACCAACTCCGCGCCTACTCCACACAAGCCTCCGGCCCAACCTACCACCTGCGTGTCCTAGAAAGTATAAAAGAAGACCACCGTGAGATATCCGCCTGCGGCGAACAAATCCTGCAATCAAACGACGCGGACGAACAGACGAGGGCCCAGAACATGTTTACCTGGGAGTTGGCGAGACACGCCGTTGCAGAGGAGTTGGTGTTGTATCCGGCTATGGAACAGTATCTTGAGGgtgggagggggagggagtTGGCGGAGAAGGATAGGAGGGAGCATCAGACT ATCAAGAACCAGCTACACACCTTCCAAAACCTCAAACCATCCGACCCGCGCTTCCGCCCAACCCTTCAGTCTCTGCTTTCGGACTTCAAATCCCACGCCCACGAGGAAGAAACCACCGACGTCCCGGCCCTAGACAGCAAACTCTCGCAGGAGGAATCTGTGGGTTTGAGCAGGGCGCTCGACCGGACCAAGATGTTCGTGCCGTCGAGGAGTCATCCCGGGGCGCCAAGTAAGCCGCCGTTTGAGAGTGCGGTGGGCTTGATGATGGCGCCGATTGATCATTTGGGGGATTTGTTTCGGAAGTGGCCGGGGAGGTAG
- a CDS encoding putative methyltransferase (COG:S;~EggNog:ENOG410PJUE;~InterPro:IPR044053;~go_function: GO:0016491 - oxidoreductase activity [Evidence IEA]) → MSTTTTTTTTTTTTTTKATEDIPVPRGPVQATISFVVPWATTPLDKLYNYVEQPPAGEPKHNFDEVPFQVNLTDIRGTEDTYTLDTNAFAVLKDVHTDTNYQTYFDDKEVERVYYPEVEKLLLENVPGAHKIVIFDHTIRRQGPGAARQPVNRAHVDQTAAAAAERVRIHVDDKDEAEELLKGRFRIINVWRPINGTVVSAPLALADVKSIVPERDLVNIQHRYPHRNGEIMGVRHSGEQRWLYVSGVEGGERLLLKCADSAEGTVLEDGGVVAGRAPHSAFTDPRSVEGEGGKPRESIEVRALVFG, encoded by the coding sequence ATGTctacgacgacgacgaccaccaccaccaccactacaaccacaacaaaaGCAACGGAGGACATCCCCGTCCCCCGCGGCCCCGTCCAAGCCACAATCTCCTTCGTCGTCCCCTGGGCCACAACTCCCCTCGACAAACTCTACAACTACGTCGAACAACCCCCCGCCGGCGAACCCAAGCACAACTTCGACGAAGTCCCCTTCCAAGTCAACCTAACCGACATCCGCGGCACCGAAGACACCTACACCCTCGACACCAACGCCTTCGCCGTCCTCAAGGACGTACACACAGACACCAACTACCAGACGTACTTTGATGATAAGGAGGTGGAAAGGGTGTACTACCCCGAAGTCGAGAAATTGTTACTAGAGAATGTACCAGGGGCGCATAAGATTGTGATTTTCGACCATACGATTCGGAGACAGGGGCCCGGGGCGGCCCGTCAGCCTGTGAATCGCGCGCATGTTGATCAgacggctgctgctgctgcggagcGTGTGCGCATTCATGTCGATGATAAAGATGAGGCGGAGGAGTTGTTGAAAGGAAGGTTCCGGATTATCAACGTCTGGCGCCCGATCAACGGGACTGTTGTCTCTGCACCACTAGCACTTGCTGATGTCAAGAGCATTGTGCCCGAGCGGGACCTTGTGAATATCCAGCATCGGTATCCGCATCGGAATGGGGAGATTATGGGTGTTCGGCACTCGGGGGAGCAGCGGTGGTTGTATGTTTCTGGTGTTGAGGGGGGTGAGAGGTTGTTGTTGAAGTGTGCGGATTCTGCGGAGGGCACGGTTCTTGAGGATGGTGGGGTGGTGGCTGGGAGAGCGCCGCATAGTGCGTTTACGGATCCGAGGAGtgtggagggggagggaggaAAGCCGAGGGAGAGTATTGAGGTGAGGGCGTTGGTTTTTGGTTAG
- a CDS encoding Sds3 domain-containing protein (COG:S;~EggNog:ENOG410PMSZ;~InterPro:IPR013907;~PFAM:PF08598): MAYSPAPTSPTSGPGAMHPFPPIHPHRGAQSPSPPPTTTAPGPAHTAANANANPPISKRDKRRSALQERLQDLTASFSQNRDAQFRQQLHALQCDMTLINNADPYAPGPLPDSAEEVARLVEGTVGGGVFGREMAGLSGMWYSRFVQEVNGVKEERDGELAMLVHRHENNLERFRREYAFRNHFAAEEYNNLSSTLRERLVQTITGKKGRLMREKEQLDIADTNSLLLHPNQFSITNPASPGGVHGNRKTRHTRHRMDLDELGNGIGSEVLNKRKRKAPEDDVGSPVRDAGSAERAKASAAQHQPPPTYSLHSLFTDKELSSHANLAHIATIHFFSTSKRGDQGGVGTSNNTDADDASGTGDHTGQEDNGTPATDMVRTASQNFHATRSTRTHGNSALNALAELSDKQAIRPNLPYHLLTNHQPRVNASAPPPPPLMNEEMEDDWARLERLHSKPAGWVDRNLIEVLLEPGPEQVDGVPQDPHRFSMLHPDFPATMGVHWYPLRNDRDRAEMLGGSTTSNKRTKT; the protein is encoded by the exons ATGGCCTACTCACCGGCCCCAACATCACCCACCTCTGGACCTGGAGCCATGCACCCCTTCCCTCCAATCCATCCCCATCGAGGAGCCCAATCCCCCAGCCCTCCACCCACAACCACCGCACCCGGTCCCGCACACACAGCCGCCAACGCAAACGCAAACCCCCCCATCTCCAAACGCGACAAACGCCGCAGCGCCCTCCAGGAGCGCCTCCAAGACCTAACCGCCTCCTTCTCCCAGAACCGCGACGCCCAGTTCCGCCAGCAGCTGCATGCCCTGCAGTGCGACATGACGCTGATCAACAACGCGGACCCCTATGCGCCGGGGCCGCTGCCGGATTCGGCGGAGGAGGTCGCCAGGCTGGTTGAGGGGACTGTTGGTGGGGGAGTTTTTGGGAGGGAGATGGCGGGGTTGTCGGGGATGTGGTATTCGCGGTTTGTGCAGGAGGTGAATGGGgtgaaggaggagagggatgGGGAGTTGGCTATGTTGGTG CACCGTCATGAAAATAATCTTGAGCGATTCCGTCGGGAATATGCGTTTCGGAACCATTTCGCTGCTGAGGAGTATAATAATCTGTCATCGACGCTGCGGGAGCGGTTGGTGCAGACGATTACCGGGAAGAAGGGTCGATTGATGAGGGAAAAGGAGCAATTGGATATCGCGGATACCAattcgcttcttcttcacccGAACCAGTTCAGTATCACCAACCCTGCTAGTCCTGGTGGGGTCCATGGGAATCGCAAGACCAGACATACCCGTCACCGCATGGATTTGGATGAACTGGGCAACGGGATTGGGTCGGAGGTGTTGAATAAGAGGAAGCGAAAGGCTCCTGAGGATGATGTGGGCTCGCCGGTGCGGGATGCAGGTTCTGCGGAGCGGGCTAAAGCTAGTGCTGCTCAGCATCAGCCGCCGCCTACTTATTCGCTGCACTCGTTGTTCACGGATAAGGAGCTTAGTTCGCATGCCAATCTCGCTCATATTGCTACGATTCACTTCTTCTCGACTTCCAAGCGGGGAGACCAGGGTGGTGTTGGGACGAGCAACAATACCGATGCGGATGATGCGTCTGGCACCGGGGACCACACCGGGCAGGAAGACAATGGTACTCCGGCCACTGATATGGTGCGGACAGCCAGCCAGAACTTCCACGCGACGCGATCCACCCGCACACATGGTAACAGCGCCCTCAACGCCCTGGCCGAGCTCTCCGATAAACAAGCAATCCGTCCAAACCTCCCCTACCACCTCCTAACAAACCACCAACCCCGAGTTAACGCCAGCGccccaccaccgccgccacTAATGAACGAAGAAATGGAAGACGACTGGGCGCGCTTGGAACGACTACACAGCAAGCCAGCAGGCTGGGTGGACCGCAATCTAATCGAGGTCCTTCTCGAGCCTGGCCCGGAACAAGTCGACGGGGTGCCACAGGATCCGCACAGGTTCAGCATGTTGCACCCGGACTTTCCTGCTACGATGGGGGTGCATTGGTATCCGCTTAGAAATGACCGGGATCGAGCGGAGATGTTGGGTGGTAGTACGACGAGTAATAAGAGGACGAAGACATGA
- a CDS encoding uncharacterized protein (COG:S;~EggNog:ENOG410PN8R;~SECRETED:SignalP(1-30)) yields MHHLQCHGPFPPFSMLPESPVVSSSPSSSCASVAQQSQPQPQPQPQPQPQPQPQRQPPRRNLKRRASQGSILKKPSSVSRFLSRTSGPGSRTLSVDSQLRLSATPSTPSSSPPSPNSSPVIWKGEYPSALPPTPPSEHDYHPEWNPKPGMLLLEPQINQVRGPGLDQPLDQGSNMDVNVNMNMNMENASRPPLTVDGLSSPSDQLSSAAASPGSTEMDVDYHTWLENGIDAAISELPFLNGRGEAVKIVSQTLPYPRASDKSVTLPTHDSVFSAMVQAVQNRMQQGQSPYINITHAVPEQFSLSNLPTSPPSTPLSAGEDYFNSTVFSNAAVVSTYHDFRGPVLGMQASHWPMPVVPPHTVQLSVLERYLPPSSSQEHKDLFSSSRPSYLVDRICELSPNGGSLLFIYPTKRGGSTFKSQYLGPILDPLLRQLVVVNELSADVSRSLGRLASVSQMDDFETMKSNLSRLCEDLSSQSANFSVVDARKGNAHLDRNLWTEWYIHQEKARMKEVLSLYWQNGRRLPVNKTSTSSNLFLADKEVTSAMLLGDILDGIRRRPYGEENEHQDGVELGVFVIRRSQ; encoded by the exons ATGCATCACTTGCAGTGCCATGGCCCTTTTCCACCCTTCTCTATGCTCCCGGAAAGCCCCGTCGTCTCTTCGTCGCCGTCCTCCTCGTGTGCTTCTGTAGCCCAACAatcacaaccacaaccacaaccacaaccacaaccacaaccacaaccacaaccacaacggCAACCCCCCCGAAGAAACCTCAAACGTCGCGCCTCGCAAGGCTCCATCCTCAAAAAACCATCCTCCGTCTCTCGCTTCCTCTCCCGGACTTCCGGGCCCGGTTCACGAACTCTCTCCGTCGATTCACAACTCCGTCTCTCCGCCACTCCCTCAAcgccctcctcctctcctccatcgCCAAATTCCTCCCCCGTCATCTGGAAAGGGGAATATCCCTCCGCTCTTCCTCCGACGCCTCCCTCCGAACACGATTACCACCCGGAGTGGAATCCCAAGCCCGGGATGCTTTTGCTCGAGCCGCAGATTAACCAGGTTCGAGGGCCGGGTCTGGACCAGCCTTTGGACCAAGGCTCGAATATGGATGTGAATGTGAACATGAATATGAATATGGAGAATGCTAGTCGCCCGCCGCTTACGGTTGATGGGCTGAGTAGTCCGTCGGATCAGTTGTCTAGTGCTGCAGCTAGTCCGGGATCGACGGAGATGGATGTTGATTATCATACGTGGTTGGAGAATGGCATTGATGCTGCGA TCTCGGAACTCCCATTTTTGAACGGACGCGGGGAGGCAGTCAAGATTGTATCCCAGACTCTCCCATATCCTCGTGCTTCGGATAAATCGGTTACTCTTCCTACTCATGACAGCGTGTTCTCAGCTATGGTGCAGGCTGTCCAGAATCGTATGCAACAAGGTCAATCTCCTTACATTAACATTACCCATGCCGTTCCGGAGCAGTTCAGTCTCTCCAACCTTCCCACTTCTCCGCCAAGTACCCCGCTATCTGCCGGCGAGGATTACTTCAACTCCACGGTTTTCTCTAATGCGGCCGTGGTGTCGACGTACCACGACTTCCGGGGCCCTGTTCTTGGGATGCAGGCATCACACTGGCCCATGCCCGTGGTACCGCCGCACACGGTCCAACTTTCTGTTCTAGAGCGGTATCTCCCTCCCTCATCCTCTCAAGAACATAAAGATCTCTTCTCATCCAGCCGCCCGTCGTATCTGGTCGACCGGATTTGTGAGCTTTCTCCGAACGGTGGTTCGCTGCTTTTCATCTATCCCACCAAGCGAGGTGGTTCTACTTTCAAGTCGCAGTATCTGGGCCCGATACTTGACCCGCTCCTGCGACAGCTCGTAGTAGTGAACGAGCTATCAGCCGACGTCTCCCGTTCCCTAGGCCGACTAGCCTCTGTCTCGCAAATGGACGACTTCGAAACAATGAAATCAAACCTATCCCGACTGTGCGAGGATCTCAGTTCGCAGTCCGCAAACTTTAGTGTCGTTGACGCACGCAAGGGCAACGCCCACCTGGACCGCAATCTCTGGACCGAATGGTACATTCACCAAGAGAAAGCCCGCATGAAGGAAGTGCTGAGCCTGTATTGGCAGAACGGTCGTCGTCTGCCTGTCAACAAGACCAGCACATCGTCGAACCTGTTCCTGGCTGATAAGGAAGTTACTTCGGCCATGCTGCTGGGTGATATTCTCGATGGTATTCGCAGACGGCCGTACGGAGAAGAGAATGAGCATCAGGACGGGGTTGAACTTGGTGTTTTTGTGATTCGGAGGTCGCAGTGA
- a CDS encoding uncharacterized protein (COG:S;~EggNog:ENOG410PX68), whose amino-acid sequence MSTGIVSPFQIPRKHLADLANNNAFTAVREHLRRQELGMDAPSFCSHHRHACSHEDQESFRLHRDIIHTLLVPLFLLHTQASRIATGVLPSSRASEPERAFRGEARSAYAWLHCILSEEHDWYLTERCPACIVLHVMHSEPTIRFIAVACLLSGHLQGHDVPVGKRRLPSFDFWLETLETAVREDTFWGDDFWPEIEYRACSLTDGVKQLALQCLELQSTAEQQEFEQLQQQVHTVKQTSCAWKQVPVAAEDQKRLKINNCFMQSRRHQRFHVRSVDSRRRNMT is encoded by the exons ATGTCGACTGGAATTGTCTCGCCGTTTCAGATTCCCAGGAAGCACCTGGCGGATCTGGCAAACAACAATGCCTTTACCGCGGTCAGGGAACACCTGCGCCGCCAGGAATTGGGAATGGATGCTCCAAG CTTCTGCTCCCACCACCGCCATGCCTGCTCCCACGAAGACCAAGAGTCTTTCCGTCTCCACCGCGACATCATCCACACCCTCCTCGTCCCCTTATTCCTCCTCCACACTCAGGCTTCGCGCATTGCAACTGGTGTCCTGCCTAGTTCGCGCGCTAGTGAGCCTGAACGCGCTTTCCGTGGCGAAGCTCGCAGTGCATATGCATGGCTGCACTGCATCCTGAGCGAGGAACATGATTGGTACCTGACAGAGCGTTGCCCCGCCTGCATCGTGCTGCATGTGATGCATTCCGAACCCACCATTCGATTCATCGCGGTCGCTTGCCTCCTTTCCGGTCACCTTCAGGGCCACGACGTGCCTGTCGGAAAGAGACGTCTTCCGTCATTCGATTTCTGGCTTGAGACCTTGGAGACTGCTGTGCGCGAGGATACCTTCTGGGGGGACGACTTCTGGCCTGAGATTGAATACCGTGCCTGCAGTTTGACCGACGGGGTTAAGCAGCTGGCATTGCAGTGTCTGGAACTGCAGTCTACCGCGGAGCAACAGGAATTTGAGCAGTTGCAACAGCAAGTCCACACCGTTAAGCAGACCAGCTGTGCCTGGAAGCAAGTGCCAGTTGCTGCCGAAGACCAAAAGCGTCTTAAGATAAATAACTGCTTCATGCAAAGCCGCCGTCACCAGCGATTCCACGTCCGCAGTGTTGACTCTCGGAGAAGAAACATGACGTGA
- the gel6 gene encoding putative 1,3-beta-glucanosyltransferase (CAZy:GH72;~COG:S;~EggNog:ENOG410PHD0;~InterPro:IPR017853,IPR004886;~PFAM:PF03198;~SECRETED:SignalP(1-24)) yields MLSSLTSWSAASLLLAGLAPTAHAAVDKINAVGSKFFYENGTQYYMKGIAYQLVPDDPLIDTDQCKRDITRMSELGVNGIRVYHVDPTADHTGCMKAFADAGIYLFVDLDTFDTQIEQTHPEWTERQFDRFKSVLDEFQKFDNTAGVFVGNEVITTKEGSAAAPYILAATRDIKAYRDHKGYRPIPVGYSAADIAELRPMLQEYLACRKDSVDRLDFFGLNAYEWCGSSGYIQSGYNMLQKNASTYPIPIFFSETGCNTHRPRTFEDQAAIFGHEMGDTWSGSIVYEWIEETNDYGLISYGPPVKGAAPTNTLIQDGFTRKGTPTPVQPDFDNLKKQWATLHPTGVALTEYAKSTATITPPQCPSSTAGGWSVDPSAPLPTLGQTYSGNLSTTSRTSGTARQTATAIVTVSATSSAAAATPTKENGGRAVGVDMSMLGLVGAVAWWL; encoded by the exons ATGCTCTCTTCTCTGACCTCATGGTCTGCGGCATCGCTGCTCCTCGCGGGTCTTGCCCCCACTGCTCATGCTGCCGTTGACAAGATCAACGCCGTTGGTTCCAAGTTCTTCTACGAGAATGGCACTCAGTACTACATGAAAG GAATCGCCTATCAGCTCGTCCCCGATGACCCGCTCATTGACACGGATCAATGCAAACGCGATATCACTCGCATGTCCGAGTTGGGCGTCAATGGCATCCGAGTCTACCATGTCGATCCCACCGCCGACCACACTGGCTGCATGAAGGCGTTTGCGGATGCGGGAATCTACTTGTTTGTCGATCTCGACACTTTTGACACTCAGATCGAGCAG ACTCACCCCGAGTGGACTGAGAGACAGTTTGACCGATTCAAGTCTGTCCTCGATGAGTTCCAAAAGTTTGACAACACCGCTGGCGTCTTCGTCGGTAACGAAGTCATCACGACCAAGGAGGGTTCCGCCGCAGCTCCCTATATCTTGGCTGCGACCCGTGATATCAAGGCTTACCGTGACCACAAGGGGTACCGTCCAATTCCCGTCGGGTACTCTGCGGCGGATATCGCCGAACTCCGTCCCATGCTCCAGGAATACCTGGCTTGTCGCAAGGATTCCGTTGATCGTCTCGACTTTTTCGGTCTGAACGCCTATGAGTGGTGTGGTTCCTCGGGCTACATCCAGTCTGGTTACAACATGCTCCAGAAGAATGCCTCGACCTATCCAATCCCCATTTTCTTTTCCGAAACCGGCTGCAACACTCACCGTCCCCGCACGTTTGAGGATCAAGCGGCCATCTTTGGTCATGAAATGGGGGACACCTGGTCGGGTTCCATTGTCTACGAGTGGATCGAGGAGACCAATGACTACGGTCTGATCAGCTACGGGCCCCCTGTGAAGGGTGCCGCTCCGACCAACACTCTGATCCAGGACGGCTTCACTCGCAAGGGCACGCCGACACCGGTCCAGCCAGACTTTGACAACCTCAAGAAGCAATGGGCCACCCTGCACCCGACTGGTGTTGCCCTTACGGAGTATGCCAAGTCGACCGCGACCATCACGCCGCCCCAGTGTCCGTCGTCGACTGCTGGTGGTTGGTCCGTGGACCCCAGCGCTCCTCTTCCTACTCTGGGTCAGACGTACAGTGGAAACCTCTCAACTACCAGCCGTACCTCCGGAACTGCCCGCCAGACTGCTACGGCAATCGTTACGGTTTCAGCCACGTCGTCTGCAGCCGCAGCCACACCTACCAAGGAGAATGGCGGTCGTGCCGTGGGAGTTGATATGTCGATGTTGGGTTTGGTTGGTGCGGTAGCTTGGTGGCTGTAA
- a CDS encoding WD40 repeat domain-containing protein (COG:S;~EggNog:ENOG410Q5PF;~InterPro:IPR036322,IPR015943,IPR001680,IPR019775, IPR020472,IPR011045,IPR017986;~PFAM:PF00400;~go_function: GO:0005515 - protein binding [Evidence IEA]) has product MGTHSGTFLHDNGLVDAFLREHLLHWIEALSLIKSMSSSVSAIAKLTNMVRNVSQGSKLFELIHDVHRFILFNRGVIENAPLQVYHSALIFSPSGSLTRGLFSDDEPKWATAKSAIDSTWGACLQTLEGHSDEVNSVVFSRDGTRIASGSVDNTVRIWDAGNGACLYTLQGHSDWVTSVVFSPDGTRIASGSFDNTVRIWDAGNGACLYTLEGHSDWVTSVVFSRDGTRIASGSVDTTVQIWDAGNGACLYTLQGHSGWVESVVFSRDGTHIASGSRDNTVRIWDAGNGACLYTLQGHSDSVRSVVFSPDGTRITSGSRDKTVRIWDAGNGACLYTLQGHSSWVSSVVFSPDGTRIASGSVDTTVRIWDAGNGACLYTLQGHSGWVESVVFSRDGTRIASGSDDKTVRIWDAGNGACLYTLKDVGSSMTSDAGTLGMIAWRGTSNTQKMWETPQHLTYCLNNNGTWITSNSQNVIWLPSEYRPRSFALTSSTMAIGCQSGRVLILDFSNKASL; this is encoded by the exons ATGGGCACTCATAGCGGGACATTCCTCcatgacaatggattagttGACGCTTTTCTTAGAGAGCATCTTCTCCACTGGATCGAAGCCCTCAGTCTGATAAAAAGCATGTCAAGCAGTGTGTCTGCAATAGCTAAGCTCACCAACATGGTCAGA AATGTGTCACAAGGGTCTAAACTTTTTGAGCTGATCCATGATGTCCATCGGTTTATTTTGTTTAACAGAGGCGTCATTGAGAATGCACCATTGCAAGTATATCACTCTGCACTTATCTTTAGCCCAAGCGGCAGCTTGACACGAGGTCTTTTCTCAGATGACGAGCCAAAGTGGGCCACCGCAAAGTCAGCTATAGATTCCACATGGGGCGCCTGTCTCCAAACCCTGGAAGGCCATAGTGATGAGGTCAACTCAGTGGTCTTTTCACGGGATGGCACTCGCATCGCCTCCGGGTCTGTTGATAACACCGTCCGGATCTGGGATGCCGGCAATGGAGCATGTCTGTACACCCTGCAAGGCCATAGTGATTGGGTCACGTCAGTGGTCTTTTCACCGGATGGCACTCGCATCGCCTCCGGGTCTTTTGATAACACCGTCCGGATCTGGGATGCCGGCAATGGCGCCTGTCTGTATACCCTGGAAGGCCATAGTGATTGGGTCACGTCAGTGGTCTTTTCACGGGATGGCACTCGCATCGCCTCCGGGTCTGTTGATACCACTGTCCAGATCTGGGATGCCGGCAATGGCGCCTGCCTGTACACCCTGCAAGGCCATAGTGGTTGGGTCGAGTCAGTGGTCTTTTCACGGGATGGCACTCACATCGCCTCCGGGTCTCGTGATAACACAGTTCGGATCTGGGATGCCGGCAATGGCGCCTGTCTGTACACCCTGCAAGGCCATAGTGATTCGGTCAGGTCAGTGGTCTTTTCACCGGATGGCACTCGCATCACCTCCGGGTCTCGTGATAAGACTGTCCGGATCTGGGATGCCGGCAATGGAGCATGTCTGTACACCCTGCAAGGCCATAGTAGTTGGGTCAGCTCAGTGGTCTTTTCACCGGATGGCACTCGCATCGCCTCTGGGTCTGTTGATACCACTGTCCGGATCTGGGATGCCGGCAATGGCGCCTGCCTGTACACCCTGCAAGGCCATAGTGGTTGGGTCGAGTCAGTGGTCTTTTCACGGGATGGCACTCGCATCGCCTCTGGGTCTGATGATAAGACTGTCCGGATCTGGGATGCCGGCAATGGAGCCTGTCTGTACACCCTAAAAGACGTTGGATCTTCCATGACATCTGACGCCGGTACGCTGGGAATGATTGCATGGAGAGGAACATCCAACACCCAAAAGATGTGGGAGACCCCTCAACATCTCACTTACTGTTTGAACAATAATGGGACATGGATCACCAGCAATAGTCAGAACGTGATCTGGCTGCCATCAGAATATCGCCCGAGAAGCTTTGCTCTTACATCAAGCACTATGGCCATTGGATGTCAATCAGGTCGGGTTCTTATATTGGATTTCTCTAACAAGGCGTCTCTATGA
- a CDS encoding uncharacterized protein (COG:A;~EggNog:ENOG410PKD8;~InterPro:IPR027417,IPR031359,IPR007111;~PFAM:PF17100) — MKQLVDKGLAKTEHEAKVKQEMGDPVDIVLKLKDMIGTAVKPCPEAALAWTGVVFALQMMINPIKETETNRKGIQHVIERMSWYWELSSHILKERDPNGTSYAGLRSGLKEQLIQLYKALLSYQMKSVCSYYQNRGFVFLKDLVQLHDWNGQLDNINKIEATFQGSVTQYDMQQRTGLDQQKLGTLGDISGHLQKLPSRQRDLQEEEKNSGCLKDLRLTNPEDDMKRIEDSKDLLLHESFIWILSHPCFTEWMDDKGSQFLWIKGDPGKGKTMLLIGIIKELSRRPHKSSPLSFYFCQATDAKLNNATAVLRGLTYQMLVQQPSLISHLRKEYDTAGPKLFEGVNAFTSMS; from the exons ATGAAACAGCTTGTTGACAAGGGTCTGGCCAAGACTGAGCATGAGGCCAAGGTCAAACAAGAGATGGGAGACCCAGTGGACATTGTTCTTAAATTAAAGGATATGATAGGCACAGCTGTTAAACCATGCCCAGAAGCTGCTCTTGCATGGACTGGTGTTGTTTTTGCCTTACAG ATGATGATCAATCCTATCAAGGAAACAGAAACAAACAGAAAAGGTATCCAGCATGTTATTGAAAGAATGAGCTGGTACTGGGAATTATCCAGCCACATACTCAAGGAGCGTGACCCAAATGGCACATCCTATGCAGGGCTCCGGTCTGGGTTGAAAGAGCAGTTGATCCAACTTTACAAGGCACTCCTCTCCTATCAAATGAAAAGCGTCTGCTCATACTACCAGAACCGGGGGTTTGTCTTCCTCAAAGACCTTGTTCAGCTTCATGACTGGAATGGACAACTGGATAATATAAATAAAATAGAAGCTACATTCCAGGGAAGCGTCACTCAATACGACATGCAGCAAAGGACAGGTCTTGATCAGCAAAAGTTAGGAACTTTGGGGGATATCAGTGGCCACCTCCAGAAGCTGCCATCGCGACAGAGGGACCttcaagaagaagagaaaaacagTGGTTGTCTGAAGGACTTGCGCCTTACAAATCCTGAAGATGATATGAAGCGCATTGAAGACAGCAAAGATCTGCTGCTGCATGAATCTTTCATATGGATTCTCAGCCACCCTTGCTTTACCGAGTGGATGGATGACAAGGGGTCCCAGTTCCTGTGGATCAAAGGTGATCCAGGCAAGGGGAAGACAATGCTTTTGATTGGCATCATCAAGGAATTATCCAGACGCCCTCACAAGTCCAGTCCCTTGTCTTTTTACTTCTGTCAGGCGACCGATGCAAAACTCAACAACGCCACAGCAGTGCTGAGAGGCTTGACTTACCAGATGCTTGTTCAACAACCCTCTCTAATCTCACACCTTCGTAAAGAATATGATACAGCAGGACCGAAACTATTTGAAGGTGTCAATGCATTCACTTCAATGTCCTGA